The Streptomyces sp. YIM 121038 genome includes a window with the following:
- a CDS encoding transposase encodes MGTLSMDFGDPKEGVLVGRKSPYPEEFRNDAVALYRAAGGQRTYAAVAADVGVIGETLRSWVRQAVEQAGHGHGCDGQTGESRDEELARLRAENGRLRKAEKEWGLEREILRRAAAYSRRR; translated from the coding sequence GTGGGCACACTGTCGATGGATTTTGGAGATCCAAAAGAAGGTGTCCTGGTGGGGCGGAAGTCTCCGTATCCGGAGGAGTTCAGGAACGACGCGGTGGCGCTGTACCGCGCGGCGGGCGGGCAACGCACATATGCGGCGGTCGCGGCGGATGTCGGGGTGATCGGCGAGACCCTGCGGAGCTGGGTGCGCCAGGCCGTCGAGCAGGCGGGCCATGGTCACGGCTGTGACGGTCAGACCGGGGAGAGCCGAGATGAGGAACTGGCCCGGCTGCGGGCGGAGAACGGCCGGCTGCGCAAGGCCGAGAAGGAGTGGGGGCTCGAGCGGGAGATCCTGCGTCGGGCGGCAGCCTATTCGCGAAGGAGATGA
- a CDS encoding integrase core domain-containing protein yields the protein MDDHYHTPLTSRAIRNTARNRKLTDGTIFHSDRGSNYRPAEHGETLKHLGLPRSAGRTGTCFSNTMTESFFAALKNERVSRMTYLTREATRQDITRYIESWHKHKHLHSAVGNRPPREAHTEYQTLHITA from the coding sequence ATGGACGACCACTACCACACCCCCCTCACATCCCGGGCCATCCGCAACACAGCCCGGAACAGGAAACTCACAGACGGCACAATATTCCACTCGGACCGCGGATCGAACTACAGGCCAGCCGAGCACGGTGAGACATTGAAACACCTCGGCCTTCCACGTTCCGCCGGACGGACCGGGACCTGTTTCAGTAACACTATGACGGAATCATTCTTCGCGGCGCTGAAGAACGAGCGTGTATCCAGGATGACTTACCTGACACGCGAAGCCACCCGGCAGGACATCACTCGGTACATCGAATCCTGGCACAAACACAAACACCTCCACTCAGCAGTGGGTAACCGCCCACCTCGCGAAGCCCACACCGAATACCAGACGCTGCACATCACGGCGTGA
- a CDS encoding transposase family protein, translating to MVIHPAALDLPRALVEWVTMLIVTREGDRRCKLRPSQRAMVAPVYLREHTTLAKIAAGFGISQPTAHAYTSTVIHLLAERAPGLLKVLRETGPDFVLLDGTPAECDRIGDGRADYSHKHRRHAVNVQVVTDPDGRLLWLSPTPPGRSHDLTAARTHWIIRICERQGVPILILADLAYQGGGPWLTTGIKRRPLQELTPTEKTVNRALATARAPVERGITRLKSWQTFRRSRYSPNRMTSIAKAVLTLERQH from the coding sequence TTGGTCATCCATCCTGCCGCACTCGACCTGCCCCGTGCACTCGTGGAGTGGGTCACCATGCTGATCGTCACGCGTGAGGGCGACCGGCGCTGCAAGCTCCGCCCGTCTCAGCGCGCGATGGTGGCACCGGTGTACCTGCGCGAACACACCACCCTGGCGAAGATCGCTGCCGGGTTCGGGATCAGCCAGCCCACCGCCCACGCCTACACCAGCACGGTCATCCACCTGCTCGCCGAGCGTGCACCGGGACTGCTGAAGGTCCTGCGCGAGACCGGTCCCGACTTCGTCCTGCTGGACGGCACCCCCGCCGAGTGCGACCGGATCGGCGACGGACGAGCCGACTACTCCCACAAGCACCGCCGGCACGCGGTGAACGTGCAGGTGGTCACCGATCCGGATGGCCGGCTGCTGTGGCTTTCACCCACGCCGCCGGGCCGGTCTCACGACCTGACCGCCGCCCGCACTCACTGGATCATCCGCATCTGCGAGCGCCAGGGCGTCCCCATCCTGATCCTGGCCGATCTCGCCTACCAGGGCGGCGGCCCCTGGCTGACCACGGGCATCAAACGCAGACCCCTGCAGGAACTCACCCCCACCGAGAAAACCGTCAACCGGGCCCTGGCCACAGCACGGGCACCGGTCGAACGCGGCATCACCCGCCTGAAGTCCTGGCAGACCTTCCGCAGATCCCGATACAGCCCCAACCGCATGACGTCCATCGCCAAAGCCGTCCTCACCCTCGAGCGGCAACACTGA
- a CDS encoding terpene synthase family protein — MFEQHRQEVITLPFQIRRHQSESVIQRSAERWATHHGLLAGASALARFRRHQITGLMTAGCDRAGIEDAALVVEFATLAFFLDDQQNNAARTRRASAYDDLNTRLRAVISGSDVDAEDSPLVRALSDILEHLEPRARPDWHTRFRHDLALVLNGHEEENAFRRNASIPDIGSFSMMRREASFCYPIFDMLELCRGAPVSSAVHNSSPYQVIREAIADIMCWTNDVHSLHMELAADEPINFVTVLQHAGTLTTAQAVQEVCERIDNRVKDFIAARHELSGLLTKFSTPNRVQNLVLDCVSGFESWAGRMEEWDRTGTNRFDPSTISASGLPSYVEDLLPR, encoded by the coding sequence ATGTTCGAGCAGCACAGGCAGGAAGTGATCACACTTCCGTTTCAGATCCGGAGGCACCAGAGCGAATCCGTGATCCAGCGGAGCGCGGAACGATGGGCCACGCATCACGGACTGCTGGCGGGCGCAAGCGCGTTGGCACGATTCCGGCGCCATCAGATCACCGGCCTGATGACCGCGGGCTGTGACCGGGCCGGAATTGAGGATGCGGCACTCGTCGTGGAGTTCGCGACTCTGGCGTTCTTCCTCGACGACCAGCAGAACAACGCCGCCCGCACGCGCCGCGCTTCCGCATACGACGACCTGAACACAAGGCTGCGCGCGGTGATCTCCGGCTCTGACGTCGACGCCGAGGACAGCCCGTTGGTCAGGGCGCTGTCCGACATCCTGGAACATCTCGAGCCACGTGCCCGCCCTGACTGGCACACCAGATTCCGCCATGACCTGGCACTCGTCCTCAACGGGCACGAAGAGGAGAACGCCTTTCGGAGGAATGCCAGCATCCCCGATATTGGCAGTTTCTCCATGATGCGCCGTGAGGCATCCTTCTGTTATCCGATCTTCGACATGCTTGAACTATGCCGAGGCGCGCCAGTGTCGTCCGCCGTGCACAACAGTTCACCCTACCAGGTGATCCGTGAGGCGATTGCCGACATCATGTGCTGGACGAACGACGTCCACTCCCTCCATATGGAACTGGCTGCCGACGAACCGATCAATTTCGTCACCGTCCTGCAGCACGCCGGGACACTCACCACTGCCCAGGCAGTTCAGGAGGTCTGTGAGCGCATCGACAACCGCGTGAAGGACTTCATCGCGGCAAGACATGAGCTGAGCGGGTTGCTGACCAAGTTCTCCACTCCTAACCGGGTCCAGAACTTGGTCTTGGACTGTGTCAGCGGCTTTGAGAGCTGGGCGGGCCGCATGGAGGAATGGGATCGCACCGGCACCAACCGCTTCGACCCATCTACCATCAGTGCTTCCGGATTGCCTTCCTACGTTGAAGACCTACTGCCCAGGTAG
- a CDS encoding cytochrome P450 — protein sequence MYFPGISPLAGHLPRMLKDPLAFLASLPQSVDVVTIYIGRQPIYFLTSHRLVRSLFTGEDGAFTRGLVFEKAAKIFGQGIIVSEGEQHWRNRRLIQPAFHRQKMECYVETMRSVVEDRSSAWKVGQPFAMSAETHETAVEILTRTLFRADLANRAAEQVERAFPGIVAGITAQALYPYPWMEKLPLPVNRRYKQSVAVFHNIVNTLIAEQRTGIPKDDCLLDMLISARDEGYGFSEEQLRDEIVTMLVAGAETVSTTLAWFFHELARHPQAERRLVNELQTELGDRPISYQDFGKLPYTIAAANEVLRLHQPNWFLSRRAAGPVDLGAYRIPAGGEVAFSLTTMHRSSEVFDHPMEFDPDRWLDGRTGNLPRSGYMPFGVGKHRCIGDAFAMAEIMVSIASITRRWTLTHQPGTHVREIPWTTVQPSNLIMIARLR from the coding sequence CTGTACTTCCCGGGCATTTCCCCCCTGGCCGGACATCTACCGAGGATGCTCAAGGACCCGCTCGCGTTCTTGGCATCGTTGCCACAGTCAGTGGACGTCGTCACCATCTATATCGGCCGCCAACCGATCTACTTCCTCACCTCCCACCGGCTCGTCCGGTCCCTTTTCACCGGAGAGGACGGAGCTTTCACGCGGGGACTGGTCTTCGAGAAGGCTGCCAAAATCTTCGGCCAAGGCATCATCGTCTCCGAAGGCGAGCAGCATTGGCGGAACCGGCGGTTGATCCAGCCAGCCTTCCACCGCCAGAAGATGGAGTGCTATGTCGAGACTATGCGCTCCGTCGTGGAGGACAGGTCGAGCGCTTGGAAAGTAGGGCAGCCGTTCGCTATGAGCGCGGAGACCCACGAGACAGCCGTGGAGATCCTGACGCGAACGCTATTTCGGGCGGACCTCGCAAACCGTGCTGCCGAGCAGGTCGAACGCGCCTTTCCTGGAATCGTCGCAGGCATTACTGCGCAGGCGCTCTATCCCTATCCATGGATGGAGAAGCTACCTCTTCCAGTGAATCGGCGTTACAAACAATCCGTCGCCGTGTTCCACAATATCGTCAACACGCTGATCGCCGAACAGCGAACAGGGATCCCTAAAGATGACTGTCTACTGGACATGCTGATCAGCGCCCGCGACGAAGGCTATGGATTCAGTGAAGAACAATTGCGAGATGAGATCGTCACCATGCTGGTGGCAGGCGCCGAGACTGTCTCCACCACACTCGCCTGGTTTTTCCACGAACTGGCCCGGCACCCGCAGGCCGAACGGCGACTGGTCAACGAACTGCAGACCGAGCTAGGCGACAGGCCGATCTCCTATCAGGACTTCGGGAAATTGCCCTACACGATCGCGGCCGCTAACGAGGTCTTGCGACTGCATCAGCCCAACTGGTTCCTCTCCCGGCGAGCTGCGGGTCCGGTGGACCTCGGCGCCTATCGCATCCCTGCGGGAGGCGAGGTGGCCTTTAGTCTGACGACCATGCATCGGTCCTCAGAGGTCTTCGACCACCCCATGGAATTCGATCCCGACCGCTGGCTCGACGGCCGGACCGGGAACCTGCCCCGCTCCGGCTACATGCCGTTCGGTGTGGGGAAGCACAGGTGCATCGGCGACGCCTTCGCCATGGCCGAGATCATGGTCTCAATCGCCAGTATCACCCGCCGCTGGACCCTGACCCACCAGCCGGGAACACACGTCCGCGAAATCCCGTGGACAACGGTCCAACCCTCCAACCTGATCATGATCGCGCGACTGCGGTGA
- a CDS encoding 4-hydroxy-3-methylbut-2-enyl diphosphate reductase, whose translation MTGRKRVLLASPRGVCAGVDRAITAVNRALELYGPPVYVRHEIVHNTYVVQTLEKKGAVFVEETAEVPEGSIVVFSAHGVAPAVHAEVAERGLTTIDATCPLVTKVHKEAVRYAKEDYDILLIGHEGHEEVIGTLGEAPDHIQLVDGPGAVTNVEVRDESKVVWLSQTTLSVDETMATADALKTKFPHLLSPPSDDICYATQNRQQAAKQIAAEADLVIVVGSRNSSNSQRLVEVALGAGATASYLVDYAEQINKAWLQDVTTIGVTSGASVPEILVDGVIHWLAAHGYSDVETATVTEEHQRFALPRQLTVSALASVSPKHADHEGQGD comes from the coding sequence ATGACCGGCCGCAAGCGCGTGCTGCTCGCCTCCCCACGCGGAGTCTGCGCCGGGGTGGACCGGGCGATTACCGCCGTGAACAGGGCCCTGGAGCTGTACGGGCCGCCGGTGTACGTGCGCCACGAGATCGTCCACAACACGTACGTCGTCCAGACCCTGGAGAAGAAGGGCGCGGTCTTCGTTGAGGAGACAGCCGAGGTGCCCGAGGGCTCCATCGTCGTCTTCTCCGCGCACGGCGTGGCCCCGGCCGTCCATGCGGAGGTCGCCGAGCGCGGGCTCACCACCATCGACGCGACCTGCCCGCTGGTCACCAAGGTCCACAAGGAAGCCGTGCGGTACGCCAAGGAGGACTACGACATCCTCCTGATCGGCCACGAAGGCCACGAGGAGGTCATCGGCACCTTGGGCGAGGCCCCGGACCACATCCAGCTCGTCGACGGCCCAGGGGCCGTCACCAACGTCGAGGTGCGCGACGAGTCAAAGGTCGTCTGGCTCTCCCAGACCACCCTCTCAGTCGACGAGACAATGGCGACGGCCGACGCCCTCAAGACCAAGTTCCCCCACCTGCTCTCGCCGCCCAGCGACGACATCTGCTACGCCACACAGAACCGCCAGCAGGCCGCCAAGCAGATCGCAGCCGAGGCCGACCTCGTCATCGTCGTCGGCTCCCGCAACTCCTCCAACTCCCAGCGCCTGGTCGAGGTCGCCCTCGGCGCCGGCGCCACAGCGTCCTACCTGGTCGACTACGCCGAACAGATCAACAAGGCGTGGCTCCAGGACGTCACCACGATCGGCGTCACCTCCGGCGCCTCCGTCCCCGAGATCCTGGTCGACGGCGTTATTCACTGGCTGGCCGCACACGGCTACAGCGACGTGGAGACCGCCACCGTCACTGAGGAGCACCAGCGCTTCGCACTGCCACGCCAGCTGACGGTATCGGCGCTGGCATCCGTAAGTCCAAAGCACGCTGATCACGAAGGGCAGGGCGACTAA
- a CDS encoding polyprenyl synthetase family protein, producing MTAPSLAAPPADLSAVQDRVEAVLRHFLGQKIRTAVEGCLPDDVPRALHGFLHAGGKRLSPLLCVVGWQAAGGHGDSAPVARVAAGLELFHAFCLIHDDNMDNSATRRRRPAVHRALAHRHPAPDSEDAAWWGICGAILAGDMALAWSQELLDTTVSPPARRAALNQVLQTMRQEVTYGQHLDLLAPHKPATDLDTTLRVIRYKTAKYTVERPLHTGAVLAGADQGLLDALSRYALPLGEAFQLRDDVLGIYGTPKQTGKPVLDDLREGKHTVLLALAAQRATPTQRALLDRLVGQRALDEAGAARIRQVLEATGARSTVEAMIATRYQQALAALQNTPCPPVSITALRRIAALAVERTS from the coding sequence ATGACGGCTCCATCCCTGGCGGCCCCGCCCGCCGACCTGTCCGCCGTCCAAGACCGGGTCGAGGCCGTGCTGCGCCACTTCCTCGGCCAGAAGATCCGCACCGCCGTCGAAGGCTGCCTGCCAGACGACGTCCCCCGTGCCCTGCATGGCTTCCTTCACGCGGGCGGGAAGCGGCTGAGTCCGCTGCTGTGCGTGGTGGGCTGGCAGGCGGCGGGCGGGCACGGCGACAGCGCGCCCGTGGCGCGGGTGGCGGCCGGGCTGGAGCTGTTCCACGCCTTCTGCCTCATCCACGACGACAACATGGACAACTCCGCCACCCGCCGCCGACGGCCCGCTGTGCACCGCGCTCTGGCGCACCGCCACCCGGCCCCGGACAGCGAGGACGCGGCATGGTGGGGGATCTGCGGCGCGATCCTGGCTGGCGACATGGCCCTGGCCTGGTCCCAGGAACTCCTCGACACCACCGTCTCCCCGCCCGCCCGCCGCGCTGCCCTCAACCAGGTGCTGCAGACCATGCGCCAGGAGGTCACCTACGGCCAGCACCTGGACCTGCTCGCCCCCCACAAGCCTGCCACCGACCTGGACACGACACTCCGCGTGATCCGGTACAAGACCGCCAAGTACACCGTTGAGCGCCCCCTGCACACCGGCGCCGTCCTCGCTGGCGCCGACCAGGGGCTACTGGATGCCCTGAGCCGGTACGCCCTGCCACTGGGCGAAGCCTTCCAACTCCGCGACGACGTGCTGGGCATCTACGGAACCCCCAAGCAAACCGGGAAACCCGTCCTGGACGACCTGCGCGAAGGCAAGCACACCGTCCTGCTCGCCCTGGCCGCCCAGCGCGCCACCCCAACCCAACGGGCGCTGCTTGACCGGCTGGTGGGCCAGCGAGCACTGGATGAGGCAGGTGCCGCCCGCATCCGGCAGGTGCTGGAGGCCACCGGCGCACGCAGCACCGTGGAGGCCATGATCGCCACCAGATACCAGCAGGCCCTGGCCGCCCTGCAGAACACCCCCTGCCCACCCGTCTCCATCACCGCCCTGCGCCGCATCGCGGCCCTGGCCGTGGAGCGCACCTCATGA
- the ispG gene encoding flavodoxin-dependent (E)-4-hydroxy-3-methylbut-2-enyl-diphosphate synthase, producing the protein MTTTELSLPTLPSHQVPGRRRPSRRLRVGSVPVGGGAPVSVQTMTTTRTEDVDATLQQIAACTSAGCDIVRVACPNQEAADALATIVAKSPIPVIADIHFQPRYVFAALDAGCAAVRVNPGNIKKFDDKIGQIAQAASAAKAPIRIGVNAGSLDPRLLAKYGAATPQALVESALWECSLFEEHGFHDLKIAVKHHDPLTMVAANRLLAEQCDYPLHLGVTEAGPAFQGSIKSAVAFSILLAEGIGDTIRVSLSAPPAEQVKAGCHILSSLGLRPRKLEIVSCPGCGRLQVDIHKLAAQVEAAFDGFPHPLRIAVMGCVVNGPGEAREADLGVSCGNGKGQIFHQGQVVRTVPENKIVETLVEEALRLAEQSQLPHGGQVS; encoded by the coding sequence ATGACCACCACGGAACTAAGCCTGCCGACGCTGCCCTCCCACCAGGTTCCGGGGCGTCGCCGCCCTTCCCGTCGGTTGCGTGTCGGGTCGGTGCCCGTGGGCGGCGGCGCCCCGGTCAGTGTGCAGACCATGACCACCACGCGTACCGAAGACGTGGACGCCACGCTGCAGCAGATCGCCGCTTGCACCTCGGCGGGCTGCGACATCGTGCGCGTGGCCTGCCCCAACCAGGAGGCCGCCGACGCCCTGGCGACCATCGTCGCCAAGTCGCCGATTCCGGTGATCGCCGACATCCACTTCCAGCCCCGCTACGTCTTCGCCGCCCTCGATGCAGGTTGCGCGGCGGTCCGCGTGAACCCGGGCAACATCAAGAAGTTCGACGACAAGATCGGCCAGATCGCCCAGGCCGCCTCGGCGGCCAAAGCGCCCATCCGGATCGGCGTCAATGCCGGCTCGCTCGATCCGCGCCTCCTGGCCAAGTACGGCGCGGCCACCCCCCAAGCCCTGGTGGAGTCGGCCCTGTGGGAGTGCTCGCTGTTCGAGGAGCACGGCTTCCATGATCTAAAGATCGCGGTCAAGCACCACGATCCGCTGACGATGGTCGCCGCGAACCGGCTGCTCGCCGAGCAGTGCGACTACCCCCTCCATCTCGGGGTGACCGAGGCCGGTCCCGCGTTCCAGGGGTCGATCAAATCCGCCGTCGCTTTTAGCATCCTCCTCGCGGAAGGCATCGGGGACACCATCCGGGTCTCGCTGTCCGCGCCGCCCGCGGAGCAGGTCAAAGCCGGCTGCCACATCCTGTCCTCACTCGGCCTGCGCCCGAGGAAGCTGGAGATTGTCTCCTGCCCGGGCTGCGGCAGACTGCAGGTCGACATCCACAAGCTGGCCGCGCAGGTGGAGGCCGCCTTCGACGGCTTCCCCCACCCGCTGCGCATCGCCGTGATGGGCTGCGTCGTCAACGGGCCCGGCGAGGCCCGCGAAGCCGACCTCGGGGTCTCCTGCGGCAACGGCAAAGGCCAGATCTTCCACCAGGGCCAGGTCGTCCGCACCGTCCCCGAGAACAAGATCGTCGAGACGCTCGTGGAAGAAGCGCTCCGCCTGGCCGAGCAGAGCCAGCTCCCGCACGGAGGTCAGGTGTCATGA
- a CDS encoding 1-deoxy-D-xylulose-5-phosphate synthase, protein MAQVPQSQSQSPSLAPGPLLPAVVGPVDVRGLSADELLQLAGEIRQFLVEKVCATGGHLGPNLGVVELTLALHRVFDSPHDTLIFDTGHQAYAHKLLTGRRTGFERLRQPGGLSGYPSRSESGHDLVENSHASTALAYADGLAKARQLAGEVDRAVVAVIGDGALSGGLAFEAFNNLGAAKDRPVIVVVNDNGRSYAPTSGALAAHLNDLRFGGGLETCHNFFTDLGFTYFGPVDGHHTGELEQALARARAMNRPTVVHAFTVKGKGYEPAEQDTADCLHAVGVVDPATGRPTSPPAPGVAGTPTTARPSWTSVFSRSLLHLAEQREEVVAVTASMLRPTGLHAMAERFPQRVFDVGIAEQQAVTSAAGLAMGGYHPIVAIYATFLNRAFDQVLMDVAMHRLPVTFVLDRAGITGPDGPSHHGMWDLSVFSTVPGLRIAAPRDATRLEELLSEAVAYGEGPSLLRFPKGPAPAGLPAVERLEAGDVLHCSLAGSRDVLLVAAGPMGQRACEAARELEEFGIGATVIDPRWLLPIQPALTDLAARHRLVVTIEDNLRHGGMGTALLQSLNDRAARVPLVRLGLPQAFIEHGSREGLLEQAGLSAEAITNAVLVARSTQVPIPPADQAPVQRPAPTPQAARQPAPSASRRTR, encoded by the coding sequence ATGGCACAGGTACCCCAGTCCCAGTCCCAGTCCCCGTCTCTGGCGCCTGGCCCGCTGCTGCCTGCGGTGGTGGGTCCCGTTGATGTGCGCGGGCTGTCCGCGGATGAGCTGCTGCAACTGGCGGGGGAGATCCGGCAGTTCCTGGTCGAGAAGGTGTGCGCCACGGGTGGGCATCTGGGCCCGAACCTCGGCGTGGTCGAGCTGACCCTTGCCCTGCACCGGGTATTCGACTCCCCGCACGACACGCTGATCTTCGATACCGGCCATCAGGCGTATGCGCACAAGCTCCTGACGGGCCGCCGGACCGGGTTCGAGCGGCTGCGGCAGCCGGGCGGCCTGTCAGGCTACCCGTCCCGTTCGGAGTCCGGGCACGATCTGGTGGAGAACTCGCACGCCTCCACGGCCCTGGCGTATGCGGACGGGCTGGCCAAGGCCCGCCAGCTGGCCGGAGAAGTGGACCGGGCGGTGGTGGCGGTGATCGGGGACGGTGCGCTGAGCGGCGGCCTCGCCTTCGAGGCGTTCAACAATCTGGGTGCGGCCAAGGACCGGCCGGTCATCGTCGTGGTGAACGACAACGGCCGCTCCTACGCCCCCACCAGCGGTGCGCTTGCCGCGCATCTGAACGACCTGCGGTTCGGGGGCGGTCTGGAGACGTGCCACAACTTCTTCACTGACCTGGGCTTCACCTACTTCGGCCCCGTCGACGGGCATCACACCGGCGAGCTGGAACAGGCCCTGGCGCGGGCGCGGGCCATGAACCGGCCCACCGTGGTACACGCCTTCACCGTCAAGGGCAAGGGCTACGAGCCCGCCGAGCAGGACACGGCGGACTGCCTGCACGCCGTTGGCGTGGTCGATCCGGCAACCGGCCGCCCCACCTCTCCTCCTGCGCCCGGCGTGGCAGGCACTCCCACGACGGCGCGCCCGTCGTGGACCAGCGTGTTCTCGCGGAGCCTGCTGCACCTGGCGGAACAGCGCGAGGAAGTGGTGGCGGTGACGGCGTCGATGCTGCGTCCCACCGGTCTGCACGCGATGGCGGAGCGGTTCCCGCAGCGGGTGTTCGATGTCGGCATCGCCGAGCAGCAGGCCGTCACCAGTGCAGCCGGGCTGGCGATGGGCGGCTACCACCCCATCGTGGCGATCTACGCCACGTTCCTGAACCGGGCCTTCGACCAGGTCCTCATGGATGTGGCCATGCACCGGCTGCCGGTCACCTTCGTTCTGGATAGGGCCGGGATCACGGGCCCGGACGGGCCCTCCCATCACGGCATGTGGGACCTGTCCGTCTTCTCCACTGTCCCCGGCCTGCGGATCGCCGCCCCCAGAGACGCCACCCGGCTCGAGGAACTCCTTTCCGAGGCCGTGGCGTATGGCGAGGGGCCGAGTCTGCTGCGTTTCCCCAAGGGCCCCGCGCCGGCCGGACTGCCGGCGGTGGAGCGGCTGGAGGCCGGGGACGTGCTGCACTGCAGCCTGGCGGGCAGCCGGGACGTACTGCTGGTCGCGGCCGGGCCGATGGGCCAGCGGGCCTGTGAAGCAGCGCGGGAGCTGGAAGAGTTCGGCATCGGCGCCACCGTGATCGACCCCCGCTGGCTACTGCCCATCCAACCGGCCCTGACCGATCTCGCCGCCCGCCACCGTCTGGTCGTCACCATCGAGGACAACCTGCGCCACGGCGGTATGGGCACGGCCCTGCTCCAGTCCCTCAACGACCGTGCGGCACGGGTGCCGCTGGTGCGCCTGGGCCTGCCGCAGGCGTTCATCGAGCACGGCAGCCGCGAGGGCCTACTGGAACAAGCCGGACTGAGCGCGGAAGCGATCACCAACGCCGTGCTGGTGGCCCGCTCCACTCAGGTCCCGATCCCCCCGGCGGACCAAGCGCCGGTGCAGCGCCCGGCCCCCACCCCGCAGGCTGCCCGCCAGCCCGCCCCTTCCGCTTCCCGGAGGACACGATGA
- a CDS encoding helix-turn-helix domain-containing protein, with product MRYAQGGGLTPERQRFREGIRFEAGQRFERGEKTAAIARELRVSERSVERWRHAWRHGGMGGLASSGAAKLPKVSDGQFAALEAELARGPAAHGWEDQRWKKEVWPQVEL from the coding sequence ATGCGGTATGCGCAGGGTGGAGGGCTGACTCCGGAGCGGCAGCGGTTCCGTGAAGGGATCCGGTTTGAGGCCGGTCAGCGGTTCGAGCGGGGTGAGAAGACCGCGGCGATCGCGAGGGAATTGCGGGTGAGTGAGCGGTCGGTGGAACGCTGGCGGCATGCGTGGCGGCACGGCGGCATGGGAGGTCTTGCCTCATCGGGGGCGGCGAAGCTGCCCAAGGTGTCCGATGGCCAGTTCGCCGCTCTGGAGGCTGAGCTGGCGCGGGGGCCGGCCGCACACGGCTGGGAGGACCAGCGGTGGAAGAAGGAGGTGTGGCCGCAGGTGGAACTATAG
- a CDS encoding transposase, with product MFEDEAGFAMTPSIARTWARRGHTPVVQVRGRSWRRYSIAAMCCYKPGETSRLIFRPRRNPSPNRSGRRSFDWCDYRDLAVRAHIQLGAPIVLVWDNLSTHRAAALRKYADAHDWLTIVHLPSYAPELNPVEGVWSLLRRGPLASVAFTDDDHLERTLRRGLRHIQHHPELIDGCLASTGLTITDYHPTTPRRDQ from the coding sequence GTGTTTGAGGACGAGGCCGGATTTGCAATGACGCCGTCCATCGCCCGCACCTGGGCCCGACGTGGCCACACGCCCGTGGTGCAGGTCCGGGGCCGGTCCTGGCGCCGCTACTCGATCGCCGCAATGTGCTGCTACAAGCCCGGCGAGACCTCAAGGCTGATCTTTCGGCCGAGGCGAAACCCGTCCCCCAATCGCTCCGGACGCAGGAGCTTCGACTGGTGCGACTACCGCGACCTGGCCGTGCGCGCGCACATCCAGCTCGGCGCCCCCATCGTGCTCGTCTGGGACAACTTGAGCACGCACAGAGCCGCCGCGCTACGCAAGTACGCCGATGCCCATGACTGGCTCACTATTGTCCACCTTCCCTCCTACGCGCCGGAGTTGAACCCGGTCGAGGGAGTGTGGTCGCTCCTGCGCAGAGGACCGCTGGCCAGCGTCGCCTTCACCGACGACGACCACCTCGAACGTACCCTCCGCCGCGGACTACGGCACATCCAGCACCACCCCGAACTCATCGACGGATGCCTCGCCAGCACCGGACTCACCATCACCGACTACCACCCGACAACACCCCGAAGAGATCAGTAG